In the genome of Streptomyces sp. NBC_00190, one region contains:
- a CDS encoding TIGR03089 family protein, giving the protein MNSTDRTPADLLRSALAADPGRPLVTFYDDATGERVELSVATFANWVAKTANLLQGDLGAGPGDRLALMLPAHWQSAAWLLACASVGVVAEVGGDPAGADLVVSGPDSLEEARACSGERVALALRPLGGRFPQPPAGFADYAVEVPGQGDRFAPFAPVDPEGPGLVVGGQELSYAELTDRAREDAARLGLGEGSRVLSGLGYDTWDGLSAGLYAALASGGSVVLCRNLDRLSKDALAQRIESERVTHTV; this is encoded by the coding sequence GTGAACTCCACTGACCGCACCCCTGCCGACCTGCTGCGATCCGCGCTCGCCGCCGATCCGGGCCGCCCGCTCGTCACCTTCTACGACGACGCCACGGGCGAGCGCGTGGAATTGTCCGTCGCCACCTTCGCCAATTGGGTGGCCAAGACCGCGAATCTGCTCCAGGGCGACCTGGGCGCCGGGCCCGGTGACCGGCTCGCGCTGATGCTGCCGGCGCACTGGCAGAGTGCCGCCTGGCTGCTCGCCTGCGCCTCGGTCGGGGTCGTCGCCGAGGTGGGCGGCGACCCGGCCGGTGCCGACCTCGTCGTCAGCGGGCCGGACTCGCTGGAGGAGGCCCGGGCCTGCTCCGGGGAGCGCGTGGCGCTCGCGCTGCGGCCGCTGGGCGGGCGGTTCCCGCAGCCGCCGGCCGGGTTCGCGGACTACGCGGTGGAGGTGCCGGGGCAGGGCGACCGGTTCGCGCCGTTCGCGCCGGTGGACCCCGAGGGGCCCGGGCTGGTCGTCGGCGGCCAGGAGCTCTCGTACGCGGAGCTGACGGACCGCGCCCGCGAGGACGCGGCGAGGCTCGGCCTCGGGGAGGGCTCCCGGGTGCTGAGCGGGCTCGGCTACGACACGTGGGACGGCCTCTCGGCCGGGCTCTACGCCGCACTGGCGTCGGGCGGATCCGTGGTGCTGTGCCGGAACCTGGACCGGCTGTCGAAGGACGCGCTGGCGCAGCGGATCGAGAGCGAGCGCGTCACCCACACGGTCTGA